The following coding sequences are from one Candidatus Omnitrophota bacterium window:
- a CDS encoding transketolase C-terminal domain-containing protein — protein MRNAFAAVVTELTQEDPRLVLLAGDIGNRLFNQFKDFSPNRFYNCGVAEANMIGVAAGMAMSGLRPICYTITPFITARCLEQIRVDLCYHNVPVTIVGTGSGLSYASLGATHHSCEDIAMLRVLPGMTVICPADAVEVKAAVRAALKHDGPIYIRIGKKNEPVVHAAPPDFVIGKSICLRPGNDVCLLSTGNMISVVLQAAEKLEQAGYSARVESFHTVKPLDEECLKKVFSHCRVVATIEEHSLIGGFGAAVAEWLADRPPFPAKLARFGSADRFLYETGSQNFARRQYGLDADSIAEKIKNLL, from the coding sequence ATGAGAAACGCTTTCGCCGCTGTTGTAACGGAACTTACGCAGGAAGACCCCAGGCTGGTGTTATTAGCGGGGGATATCGGCAACCGTTTGTTCAATCAGTTTAAAGATTTCAGCCCCAACCGCTTTTACAATTGCGGCGTCGCCGAAGCCAATATGATCGGCGTCGCGGCGGGGATGGCCATGAGCGGATTGCGTCCCATCTGCTACACCATTACCCCTTTCATCACAGCGCGGTGTCTGGAGCAAATCCGGGTCGATCTCTGCTATCATAATGTCCCCGTAACCATCGTTGGCACCGGCTCCGGCCTTTCCTACGCCAGCCTGGGCGCTACGCATCATTCTTGCGAAGACATCGCCATGCTGCGCGTTCTTCCGGGGATGACGGTGATCTGTCCGGCGGATGCTGTGGAAGTGAAAGCGGCGGTGCGCGCCGCCTTGAAGCATGACGGACCGATTTATATCCGCATCGGCAAGAAAAACGAACCCGTCGTTCACGCCGCCCCGCCGGATTTCGTTATCGGCAAATCGATTTGCCTGCGTCCAGGAAACGACGTTTGCCTTCTGAGTACGGGAAATATGATCTCCGTTGTTTTGCAAGCGGCAGAAAAGCTGGAACAAGCGGGATATTCGGCGAGAGTGGAAAGTTTTCACACCGTGAAGCCATTGGATGAAGAATGCTTGAAAAAAGTGTTCAGCCATTGCCGCGTCGTGGCGACGATCGAGGAACATAGCCTGATCGGCGGCTTCGGCGCCGCCGTAGCGGAATGGCTTGCCGATCGTCCGCCCTTCCCGGCGAAATTAGCGCGGTTTGGTTCCGCCGACCGCTTTCTCTATGAGACCGGCTCTCAGAATTTCGCTCGAAGACAGTACGGTTTGGATGCGGATAGCATCGCAGAGAAAATTAAAAATCTTCTTTAA